The genomic interval AAATATCTAGCATCTCTGGGGGATATATGAATGACATACGCGATATGCATTGTCACATTTGTTATGAGGCATATCATATTTGAGGGTAGCAGTAAATCATGTAGTGGGAACATGAGTCAGCGTTATCTATTCTTTGCGGGATACATGAATGAcatagtaattttttttaatggggCATATCAAGTTTAATTTTCCTGTTTGTTTTTCACTATTGTTGCTGGTCTTCTGTACAAGAGTTTACTTGTACAGCTTACAAGGTTTCTATCTTTATATTATTAACAAACAACACATCTTGCAACTCTTCAAATTCATACTGTAGCTTCCCAAAATTCACAAGAGTTTTCACAAgcttaaaatgtaataaaaaaaaatgaaaaattaaataaattgctGATAAGACGGCAACAACTATTTATTAAGTTTAACCTAGGTGGAGAGAAAGTAAGGTATTTTCTGacttaaataaaaaacaatagtataaaaaaaaggaaagcctgtttaaaatgttatctACTAAAACATCTTATAGTTGTACAAGTATGTATACAGATGATGTTTTATAACAACATCCCAGTTATCTAgaaaattattcattttaataatgGCCAGTCTTCAGTGCACCACATCAGAATGTATTATAAGCTAACTTACATTCATTCTAAGATCCATGAATTAGCTTCCATTTTCAAAGTCTTCCAATCTCTATCAGAATTCAAAACACCAAGAGTAGGCGTTCTGAATTAATTTTCTTTGAGGGCCAGCGAGAAACATTGGTCGGATACAGGATTAGAGAGAGAACTAAAACTCTCACATTTGGGACAATTGGGAAAAAGTACGCCAGTCGGATATTCTCAAGGCTACGGCCTTCAATTTcttttattccagtataaattacaaaatttatgaaTAGGACACCTAATAATGATACATaaaagatgtaaaaaaaaaaaaatttacaatcatgaaagcatgaacaaataagaaaaaagatggaggattagaagtttgaaagattaaaaggattataacagagattctaagaacccattttgaatataaatggctgctctgtagataaatgagttctcAAAAAGCATACTTCTAAAAGGTGGCAAAATAGAAGGATTTTGTAGATTGTACTTGCTGGatctattgcacagagagatcaactcggagtgaagtgggtgatctttagaactaagtatattcttagctagtcttatgaattcatttttagcagcaGTGTTTACTTTACCAACCAGGCTTTCATAgtcaaaattaaatatatttgagcAGTATTATGGGACTGCACACCcagtcagttaaggattacagAAAAGTGGGACTGAAATCTTTCCCGGACTGAATTCGGTCCACAGCTGGCCGCCTAATGAGAACCCTGACCTTGAGTTTATAGCTTAATTCTAGCTATATATTCTAGCTACCTTGAGTTTATAGCTTCTAGCTAAAGTGAAGGTATCCATAGTTCAGGGTTTTCACCAacattgtgaaagaaaatatttaatatgGTGGGGAACCTAATCTCCAACACTACCTAATATCCATAACGATAGTTGCCTTGCTGGAAGGATGAGCAAATTGTCAACCACTTAACAGACTTACCCCCTCAGTCACCTAACTCCAGATTCTAGAATCTAATAAAGAAACATCAATTTTATAGTTTCAAGTTTTTCTAGGACATGTGGCAAGCCCCTTTAAATTGGAGTTTACTGTTCTGTGGACTTGGAAATACTTTCAGTGGTATTTTCACTAATGATGGGTAGAGAGCTATATGAACTTCAAAGAAgacatgtttgtatttttagTACATCCTCGTACATTTCAATGTTCTGAGTGAGGTAATAAATGGTACATACTCTTAAATGTCACACCATGTAGCATTAACAGGCTATGCGATACCTCATCCTACCTCATGTGTTCCTTGAGCTGACGTTTCTGTTGCTTTATAAAGTGCGTGTGTTCTTTCAGTCCATCCTCAAACATCTTCTTGTAGCTCTCATCCAAATAACGAACAGACTGGAATGAATCGTGTATGACATCTTGGTAAGTCTGCGAATCTGATGTAATTTATCCAGTCAAGGATTTCATCATTtgagcagagagagagagaggatcaACCAGAGtagaagaaatatatatatcgtaaAAGTTTTCCTGATAAAATACGAGTATTACATTTTACAATGATTGTATATAAACATCAGATCTGCCTGCAGTTGTATTCAAGTTTcaacaaaacttgaaacaaatGTTTTCATGATCACTGagcattttaaatttttgaccTGCATGACAGACACTGGGTAGTGatgcaaaatgaaacagaaaatagACCACAAGACAGTGCCTCGTAGTTAGTTTTCCATTTGAAAAAACAATgccccctcccacacaccccctcccaaaaaaaaaaaagaaaaaaaaagaaaaaaaaaaaaaggaaactggTGTTATTCTTCAGTTTAAGGAAAATATCCTTTGTAATTAGTTGCAATATAAAAGTCTGCTGTAAAAACCAAAAGTTAATttccaaaaacagaaaaaaaaaacccataaaaaaagaacaaaaatgaaCAACTAAAGAAATGAACACACGAAGAATGATTGAACTAACTATAGAATGAAGGAACGGATAAATAAATAGTGCAAAGGATATGGTGGCAGCTGATCAATTTCTGTTCTTTGTAAAAGTATCTCTGTTCCAGCTCTTTTTTGTAATCCTTGCCTCTGCAGAAAGTGCTTGACCAATGGGCTCTGACCACTGCTGTTGAAAATACACTTAGCAAAGGTTGGCCCTTCTGAGACTGGGTGAGACTGTAAGCAGATTTGATGAAATATAGaaacaaagaaggaaaggaaaaatacagaaatgtaaaaatgtaTTGTAGTTTCGATGATGGAAACTAGGTGCATCATGAAGGAATCAGACATCTTATAggttccctacttgagatagtcatgtttacaaggatttcagactttcacctctgATGATCTCCACTAAAGAAACACTAGGgtttaaatattcaaaatgcaaaaaatgtGACTTCATCCAATGTTCCATTCTTGAGATACACAGGTCTACGTAGCTTTCACATTTTCAATTAATTGAAAGGTAACTGAAAGGTCTTTCACTTCCACCATAAATAATAGGTTTCTTgaactcaaatggaggcatttcaattaaaattagataaaatgtttacaagggAAGGATCACAGATGCACATATACATCCACACATATACATCCACACATAGACATCCGCATATAGACATCCGCACACAGTCATCCACACATAGACATCATAGCCAAAGACATCCACACAAAGACatccacacatacacacccacacatagacatccacacatacacacccacaccTAGACATCCACACATAGACatccacacatacacacccacaccTAGACATCCACACATAGACATCCACACATAGACATCCACACATAGACATCCACACATAGACACCCACACCTAGACATCCACACATACACATCCACACATAGACATCCACACATAGACATCCACACATAGACATCCACACATAGACATCCACACATAGACACCCACACCTAGACATCCACATATACACATCCACACATAGACATCCACACATAGACATCCACACATAGACATCCACACATAGACATCCACACATAGACATCCACACATAGACATCCACACATAGACATCCACACATAGACATCCACACATAGACATCCACACATAGACATCCACACATAGACATCCACACATAGACACCCACACCTAGACATCCACACATACACATCCACACATAGACATCCACACATAGACATCCACACATAGACATCCACACATAGACATCCACACATAGACACCCACACCTAGACATCCACACATACACATCCACACATAGACATCCACACATAGACATCCACACATAGACATCCACACATAGACATCCACACATAGACACCCACACCTAGACATCCACACATACACATCCACACATAGACATCCACACATACACATCCACACATAGACATCCACACATACACATCCACACATAGACATCCACACATTGACATCCACACATAGACATCCACACATATACACCTAGACATCCACACATAGACATCCACACATAGACATCCACACATAGACATCCACACATTGACATCCACACATACACATCCACACAAAGACATCCACACATAGACATCATAGCCAAAGACAGTGTACCTTAAAGCAGTCCAATGCATCTGTAGCATAATTACTCTCATCATCGAATGGGTTTGAAACAAAAGTATTTTATCAGATTGCTGTCTTAATGCCAAGACAGATGGTTTACATCTTTGGAAAAGTCTGTTCCATTTTCAGAGCAAATTATTGATACTTAGGGTACATACCTAGCCTAGTCTTCTTTACACATAGGAATCGAgtcatccaaaaaaaaaacacacacacactaacacACACGCAAGAACAACAACGCAacgtttatatatttcaaaaaagaACATCACATCATAGCTTTATTGATGAAGTGGAACATGGTTATGAGAGACATTCAGGGTACTTTGAAATACCAATCAGTTTGTGAAATGTCTGTTTAAGGCCGATCTGTTTTTATCCCTAGTTTGCCGAGACAAGCAATTGTTTGTATTCTAACACAATATGCTGAAAACTATTGTTTAATGATTTCCAAGAGTTAGGAAGCCAACAAAACTCAAAAAAGCtgctcaaaaaaaaagaatacttCAATGTTATTGCTGTACATGACGCTGCAAACTAAAAGCCACGtactgaaaaaacaaaaactaagaaaaaacaaagaataaaccTTTCACCAAACCATTACTCTCAAAGTTTTCTTTGAAGATAAGTTTGAAAGCTTAGGCCGACAATTTTGACAGGACGAATCAATGAAAGGTTCTTCTGACAAGTAATAGCCTACCTCTTTTGATTTTCGTAATCTGGAGACTTCAGCGAGACCGGAATGGGAGCTGGATTTCTTTGACGAATGCAGACTCCTATCTTCGCTGACTGACTTGTTGGGAGCCTTGGAAAGTACCCCTCCCTGTAGACTGTCACTTGGCTGCTTCACTACctttgacccttgacctctcTTCTTCCCACCCTTTGGGTTTCTGGATGAGGAAGAGCCATCACTGACCATTGAATCTTCATATTCCACTCTGTGTTCTTTGATCGGCTGCAACGGAGTGGATTTACTGAAAGGATGTTTCTCTGCGAACCGTTCCTTCGTTTGAGCCAGGGCTACCGCATCGATGGAATCACTCGTCTCATCTTTATttaatcctcctcctcctgctcctcctcctcctcctcctagGTGATCTCTCGTCATGGAAGACGAGATGCTACTATTGGATGGAGACATGACCCTCGCCTTCTTATCGGTCTTACTGCTTCTTAAGTCTTGTTCAGATAAAGCTAACGTTGAGTTTGTATCAACCCGGCTGATGTCATTTTCAGAAAAATCCAAGTTCAAGATGTTACCTGTTGAAATAAGGATTGGATTGGAGAGCATAGGAAGACAGGAGAAATTCTGTGCCCTTGAGGGTATAAATATTGACGTAGTAGATTAGACAAACCTCAGCCTTAAATTTTTCTAGCACTCAAGTCACACAACACATATCGTTGAGTTGAGTTTGTATCAACCCGGCTGATGTCATTTTCAGAAAAATCCAAGTTCAAGATGTTACCTATTGATATAAGGATTGGATTGGAGAGCATAGGATGACAGGAGAAATTCTGTGCCCTTAAGGGTATAAATATTGACGTAGTAGATTAGACAAACCTCAGCCTTAAAGTTTTCTAGTACTCACGTCACACAACACATATCTTGACCTCAGTGTCGTCAAGAATTGAGTGACTTAACTTCAAAGGTGTATAATGACTCAAACAGTTTCATGAACTGATGAACTCATTCCCCTTAGACATATTATACAAATGGCTCGAGAATCAACTGGAGTCTAGAAAAACACTGACAGTGACTCCATTTGACTTTAAAAATGAAGTGAGTTGCTACAACTCATTTACACATTACATATGTTATCTGTTGAGCAGCTGTGTAAATGGAAGCATAACATGTGTTTGTAAGAGTGTACGCACACTACAAACAAGAAGTATTTTTGGCTTTGTAGAGCATCCacatcaaagaaaaaaatacatcttaaaaaaaaaggaacgaATGAAGTTGTTTTTAAAAGTTACTATCAATTCATGTaattaaagaattaaaaatctaaatttaaacgaaataaaaagacttaaaaacaatcaaaagaaatgaaataaaatatccCACCTTTCTTAGAATCCTGCTTTAAGATTTCTTCTTTCCGAAGGTCTTTTGGCTCTAGTTTTTCAAAGTTCCAAGCACCCTTCCACGACTCTGGAGCAGGCTTGGTGCCGACTATCCACAAGCCTGTCAGGTCGCATATTCCACTGATGAAATCCCCCTGAAATTGGCGCCAGGAGTCTGGAAAGGCTGCACAGAATGCAGCATACATACCCTGAGCGAGCAAATCTGCATAACCCTGGAAACAGAAGAAGTTGAGAAGATGAAAGGATGTCAGAGACTTATGGGTTTGGACTTGTAACAACTTAAAAGACTTGTGACCCTGAAATTGTACAAAGAATGTATTTTAACTTAGGAAGTTTCATGTGTGTTGGCTCTTAACGTTGCATGattactgttttcttgtattgttctctctatttactAATGGGAGCGCTCTACTAGACAAGCCCTCTGGTGTTTTTTggagtgcttcctttcacaattttccctgttgttgatatgttttgtcacgtagttaacttctctgtatttatattgtgaagaaacaaataaatgaaatgaaatgattcatGTCATGTGATATTTTGGTCATTCAATGAATTCACTGTTTGAGTTGATTTTAAGTTTGGGTAAAAAAAACGTTGCCCTGGTAACAGGGTTCCATGGGTCACAGTTGAAAACCTCACCGACCAAATTTAGTGCATGCAACCTGCAAGCTGCACGTTGCCTAGCTGTGAGTTAATATACATTGCATAAAACAAAGAGtaatgatatgaaaatgatTTACCTGGAAGAAGACATCTCTGTATTTAGGGTGGTTTGCTGATAAAAGCAGTTTCACATAGTTATGCGCTATCCTGTTGAAGAGTTTGGGTTGTACCATTTTACTGGGATGATATCGGTTCAAGAAAAACCACCAAAATGAGTCCTGTAagaagaaagaatgaaagaagtGTGACTGTCTACCAATATATACCTGTccaaaaatgcaaatttattgtcagagaaagacagagagagagagagagcatgGCATTTTGGTTTAAAGAAATCACTGACTTCCAAAGCAACGACTTGAAACACTTCCAACCCGAACAACAAAGCAGCAGGAAGACAGCAAGAAGAAATGAACTTTTGTGAAACAAGTTGGTCTTGATGTCATTCATGGATACCCATTGAGCaacttaaattttttttaccctAGAATAAATAGTCAACATTCAAGACAAGCTTAATCTTATGAGTTACAACAAACACATTGCAGAGTTGCACAAAGTCATGGCATATCTTAAATTCAAGTAAATTCGACCCTGTCTGACTAGAGACAATCTCTTTGAAGTGGCACTGTGcattaaatttaaacaaaatatggaaaagTTAATGCCcatatgaaaaaggaaaaattaggtttaaatTACTAAGAGTATAACCATCTAGCTTGGTCCTTCTATTTGCAACAGAAACCAATTAGTAAGGCACACACCTTGAAAGGTTTGCAATGCAGAGATATAACACAAACACTTAAATCTGTTGGACACACCATTTTTCTGTGGGCCCTATAGGATTTAAAAGTTAACATATGCAAACTCGGGGAAACCGAATGGTGGTAAGAACAAAGATCCCTTGGAATGAGAGTTGTCCTACAGTGTGTAAACTACATGAGCTGGTCCAAACAACATAATCTTACAATCCAATGCGATGCAAATCTTGTAAACAGGTGTACAATGGAGGATGTTAGCTGATACAACTCACTAGGTCTCAAGCATGCGGTACATTAATAGTTCCGTTTAGTCAGTGTTCCATGTTCATATActcttttttgaaatttttttttatacataacCTCTCTTAAAAATCCCTTCCCTGCCAATTTTCTGGATTGTATTGATTAAAATAAGGGGTGTGCTTTCATATTCTAAGGCATGCTAGGTACTGTGGCTCCTGACTGGGACTACTAGCAGAGAAATAGATAAATTGGGATCACCACTACCTACTAGGGGCAGGATAGCTCAGAATAGATAAATAGGGATCACTGCCTACTAGGGGCGGGATAGCTCTGAAAATAGATAAATAGGGATCAACACCTACTAGGGGCAGGATAGCTCAGAATAGATAAATAGGGATCACTGTCTACTAGGGGCAGGATAGCTTAGAATATCTAAATAGGGATCACCACCTACTAGGGGCAGGATAGCTCAGAATAGATAAATAGGGATCACTGCCTACTAGGGGTGGGATAGCTCTGAAAATAGATAAATAGGGATCACCACCTACTAGGGGCAGGATAGCTCAGAATAGATAATTAGGGATCACTGTCTACTAGGGGCAGGATGGCTCACAATAGATAAATAGGGATCACCACCTACCTGGGGCAGGATAGCTCACAATAGATAAATAGGGATCAGCACCACCTACTAGGGGCAGGATAGTTCAGAATTGATATATAGGGATCACCACCTACTAGGGGCAGGATAGCTCAGAATAGATAATTAGGGATCAGCACCACCTACTTGGGGCAGGATAGCTCAGAATAGATCAATAGGGATCACCACACCTAGGTGGTGCTGAATAGATAATTAG from Apostichopus japonicus isolate 1M-3 chromosome 19, ASM3797524v1, whole genome shotgun sequence carries:
- the LOC139960149 gene encoding uncharacterized protein; the protein is MAGINRTNSPMNLYRDDYLETKEELDKAKEAIIDEQNQKPSFLVGSIERVNKRIANLDRELQMFASSLVIESQGSNVDVDDYFYPSQDTYGPVKARDVKELNQFAGIYSVKSTLTADQTNKGKYLAKRIKTSKMKKKETKATKPKLVELYQFRGFDNKKLTPLPDLDSAITILMRVTDAQRSLDKKPHYKEEFKRLFHSKMSEAVLIDSFWWFFLNRYHPSKMVQPKLFNRIAHNYVKLLLSANHPKYRDVFFQGYADLLAQGMYAAFCAAFPDSWRQFQGDFISGICDLTGLWIVGTKPAPESWKGAWNFEKLEPKDLRKEEILKQDSKKGNILNLDFSENDISRVDTNSTLALSEQDLRSSKTDKKARVMSPSNSSISSSMTRDHLGGGGGGAGGGGLNKDETSDSIDAVALAQTKERFAEKHPFSKSTPLQPIKEHRVEYEDSMVSDGSSSSRNPKGGKKRGQGSKVVKQPSDSLQGGVLSKAPNKSVSEDRSLHSSKKSSSHSGLAEVSRLRKSKESHPVSEGPTFAKCIFNSSGQSPLVKHFLQRQGLQKRAGTEILLQRTEIDQLPPSDSQTYQDVIHDSFQSVRYLDESYKKMFEDGLKEHTHFIKQQKRQLKEHMRRENSLMSRPREVKRLSDLLVLELLKDADEVNTGAAQAVEEALLQQDEEIS